GCGAGCCGCCACCAATCTGATAGGACAGGCGAATCTCTGGAACGTTATGCCACATATTCTTAATTAATTTATATTCTTCTTTAGCTAGTATTCCAAGTTCTTCATCCACTATATCTTTAATAGAAACACGATTTCCTTCCACCCAAATATGATATTGTTCCTCCGGATTTTCATTTGTAATAATTTCTACAAGAGCTCTCCGGCTTTTAATGTTGTATTTATATTTTGTGTAGACTTTCCGAATAATATTGTCTAGATATGTAGAAACACCTTTTTTAATACCATCACTATATTCATTATCAACTTCAGATTCACTTGTGATAATGGCAGAATCAGTGGATAGACCACCAATATCATTAATTAAGATTGTTTTGCCAAACAGTTCTTCATTTTTCGTTGAACCATCGTTATTTGTAGTGAGATCAATATAGGCAGCATAACCTTCCGTGTTCACAAGTACTTGCTCAAATTTAATGTGAACAGTTTTCCCTTGAAGATTAGGAGTTTGTAAGAATTTGACCTCATGCTGTGCAGTTTTTAGTTTTTTTCGGAAATTTTTCGTTTTTCCTCTTTTTGTTTCATCTAGTGGTAAACCAGTAGATAAAAGATATGTAGCTTCTATCACGCCATCTTTTTCAGGAAAATGTTTTACTGCATCATAAGCAAGTGTCGTTAATAACAAAATAACAGGTTGGTCACTTTCAGATTTATCTACATCTGGCGTTAGCTCATCGTTATTTGGGTATTTGGCAGCAAGTTTTCCAACCGCATAATAACCATGTTTTTGTTTTAATGCTGATGAA
This genomic stretch from Bacillus methanolicus MGA3 harbors:
- a CDS encoding ParM/StbA family protein, which encodes MDLRLAAIDIGNDAVKAYLGNLENSIYIPNVIAEVKNRDIIEMEKDPLSALHVEITSSALKQKHGYYAVGKLAAKYPNNDELTPDVDKSESDQPVILLLTTLAYDAVKHFPEKDGVIEATYLLSTGLPLDETKRGKTKNFRKKLKTAQHEVKFLQTPNLQGKTVHIKFEQVLVNTEGYAAYIDLTTNNDGSTKNEELFGKTILINDIGGLSTDSAIITSESEVDNEYSDGIKKGVSTYLDNIIRKVYTKYKYNIKSRRALVEIITNENPEEQYHIWVEGNRVSIKDIVDEELGILAKEEYKLIKNMWHNVPEIRLSYQIGGGSLILRPYLTELNQQDKNYPLRFVSKEDSIWMIARAYFKILLMYCNSKGIEAAATAE